Genomic DNA from Gemmatimonadales bacterium:
CATCCGCTCGGTAAATGCCCCAACCTGTGCCAGAACCAGCGTGGCCCCACCGATTCCGGCGAGCACACCGCCAGTGACAACGGCTCCCGTCTGGCGCCAGCGAACCGACACGCCGGCGGCGCGCGCGGCCGACGCCTGCTCACCAACCGCGCGGAGTCGCAGCCCCGAGGTGGTTCGGAACAGGTACCACGTCATTGTCGCGGCGGCGAGCATGGCGAGATAGGTGAGCCACGGCTGCTGAAAGAGCGCCGGCCCGAGCCACGGAATCGACTCGAGCCCGGGAATGCTTGCCGGGGAGAAGGTTGGCACCGTGAGGCCGGCCGAGGTTCCGTGCGCCGCCTGACGGTACCACATGCCGGTCACCCCGATCGATGCCAGAGTCACTGCGGTACCGGCAATGATCTGATCGGTCCTGGCCCAGATCGCCGTTGCCGCAAAGACCGCCGCAACGGCGCCCCCGGCCAGCATCGCGGCCGCCACGCCAGCCCAGGGGCTGCCAGTGGTGGAGGCCACGGTCGCCGCCGCGAGACAGCCAGCGAGCATGGCGCCTTCGACAGACAGGTTGATCACGCCGGCGCGCTCGGCCAGCACCTCGCCCAGTGCCGCCCAGGTGAGCGGTGTGGCGATTCGAATCGCCGCGGCGACAAAGCCGATGATCGGATCCATTGCTTAGCCGCCCGTCTCTGCGCGCAGCAATCGAGTGCGACTGACGCTCAGCAGCGCCACCACGATGATCACTGCCTGAACCACATAGACCGCGACCGCCGGCACCCCTGCCTCACGCTGCATGCCCGCAGCGCCAGCCTCGAGTGCCCCGAACCCGAGCCCGGCCACGATGACACCCAGCGGATGCAACCGCGCAATCAGCGCGACGGCAATAGCCGTGAAGCCGTAACCGGGCGACAGGTTGGCATAGAGCGAATAGGTCACGCCCGACACCTCGAAGGCGCCCGCGAGGCCGGCCATCCCGCCGGCTATGGCCAGCGCGACAGCAAGCACCCTGGGCGAATCGATCCGGCCGGAAACCCACGACGCGCGGGGCGATTCACCAACGGCCCGAAGCCGGAAGCCCCAGGCGCTCCTGGTAAACAGGACCCAGAAGATGAGCCCCAGCGCCACCGCGACGAGCAGACCCAGGTGCAAACGCGAGCCCGGCAACACCGGCAGGCGCGCAGCGGCGGCGATCGGATCGCTCTGCGGGTACGTCCGGCTGGCCTCCTGGAGCGGCCCGTGCACCATGAAACTGACCACCGCCTCCGCCACGAAGTTGAGCAGCAGCGTGCTGATGACTTCGAGCACGCCGAACCGAAGCCGCAGCCAGATCGGCACCGCAATCCAGACCACCCCGGCCAGGCATCCGGTCAGCGCAACGGCAACGATCGCGAGCGGGCCAGGCCAGCTCGCCACCTGCACGGCCATCCAGGTGGCCCCGACTGCACCGACGGTGAACTGCCCTTCGGCGCCGATGTTGAGCCCGCCGGCGCGAAAGGCCACCGCCAGGCCCAGACCAATCAGGATCAGGGGAACCGCCCGCACCAGCGTTGCCGACCCGAAGGCATACCACGACCCGAACGCACTGCGCCAAAGCGCACCAAGCGCGAGTGGCGCGTCGTAGCCGAGTGCTGCCAATCCCACCGCCAGCAGCAGCAGCCCGGTAAGCACCGCAGCCACGGGAATCAGGAGCGGACGCAAGTAGCTCACTGAGCCCCCTGCAGCATCAGGCGTCCCAGCTCCGCGCGGCTAGCGCCTTGCGGGACCGGCAGCACGACGCCCCGGTGCACCACGACGACCCGGCTTGCCAGCTCGAGGATTTCGTCGAGATCGGCAGAGTAGACCAGGACACCAGCGCCTCCGGCGGCGGCGCTGCGCAGGCGGGCGTGCACCGCAGCCGTGGCCTGGAGATCGAGACCCCGGGTCGGATTCTCCGCCACCACGACGCGCGGAGCGAGGTCGAGCGCTCGAGCCAGGATCAGCTTCTGCTGATTGCCGCCCGACAGGGTTCGAGCCAAGGCGCCGGCGCCAGGCGCCCGTACGTCATGCTCGCCAAGCAGGCGACCGGTGCGGTCCGCCGCACCCCGCCAGTTGATCCAACCGCCGCGGCTCCAGCGGTCGAGCTGGCCGAGTACGAGATTCTCCGTCAGGCTGAAGCCCGGTATCAGACCCTCGGTAGTGCGATCACCCGGAATGAAGACCACGGGAGACGCCACGAGGCCATCGCTGGCCCGCGCCTCGACGCCCGCGATCGTCCGGAGCAATTCCCGCTCACCGTTGCCCTCGACCGCCGCAACCCCAACGATCTCTCCCGCGCGAACCACGAGCCCGGACACCTGGACCACGACGTCACCGGCGGGGCCGGGAGCCTGCGGTTGCTCCGACCGGTCGGTCCCAGCGCCAAGCATCGCGGCGGCCAGCGTGGTTGCGTTCTGGGCTGCGGCCGTTCCGCTCCACACGGTCTTGCCTCGGCGCAGCACGGTGACGCGGTCGGCCACCGCCAGTGCCTCCGCAAGCTTGTGGGTGATCAGGACGACCGCACCGCCCCGGTCGGCGAAAGCGCGGAGTAGTTGTAGTAACTCCGTCGTTTCATCCTGGGTGAGCAGCCCGGTGGGTTCATCGAGCAGCAGCACACTTGCGCCCGTGGCCAATGCCTGGAGTATCTCCAAACGCTGTTTGGCACCAACCCCCAAATCCTCCGCGCGAACCGACGGATCGAGCCCCTGCCAGAGTCGAGTTCGGGTTCCATCGAGTCGATCCGATACCGAACCCGGCGCAGGGGGGCTTCCTGCCGGGTGCCGGACCCTGCCGGCCGCGAGCCAGAGGTTTTCCCGCACCGTCATCGCGGGCACTGAGGTGAAGTGCTGATGCACCATGCCGAGCCCGCGCGCTTTGGCATCGCGCGGACCGGCGAGTCGCACGGCTTCGCCTCGGATTCGGATTGAACCCGTATCGGGCTCGACCAGGCCGAACGCCACCTGCATCAGGGTCGACTTGCCGGCGCCGTTTTCACCCAGGAGGGCGTGGACCTCACCCGGCGCCAGAACGAAATCGGCCCCGTCCAGAGCCTGAACGGAGCCGTACCGCTTGCCGATGCCGGCGAGTTCGAGGACGGGCGTCACAGTCCGGTAGGATGGTGATGGTACTCCCAGGGCAGCTCGAATCGTTCCGACAGCTGCGCAGCGAGGGCCTTCACCCCAACCTGTTCGGTGGCATAGTGTCCGGCAAAGATCACGTTCACCCCGAACTCGACCGCATCGAAGTAGGTGTAGTGCGCCCCCTCGCCGGTAATGAACAGGTCGAGCCCGGCGTCCCTGGCGGCGGCGATTCGCGCCCCGGCCCCACCGGTAATGATGCCGACCCGCCGAACTCGCTCGGGTCCGCCCGGAATGAGCCGGGCGTTGGTGTCGAGCAATCCGTTGAGCCGCACCACCATTTCCTCCCGCGCGGTCGGCTCAGCGAGAGAACCCTGCACCCCCATCGGGATTCCCTTGTAGCTGTCGAACGGATCGAGCTGTTCGACCCCGAGCAGGCGAGCCAGCACCGCGTTGTTGCCGACTTCGGCGTGCACGTCGAGCGGGATATGCGCCGAATACAGGGGAATGTCATGGCTCATGAGCGCGACCAGGCGGCGATACCGACGACCCGTGACGGGCTGGTTGCCGTCCCAGAACAGCCCGTGATGCACCAGGATAAGCGGCGGCGCCTCGAAACGAGCCGCTGCCGCAACGACGCCGTCGATAGTGGCCTGACTGGCATCGACAGCAGCCACGATGCCGCCGACCCAGCCGCGATTGGCGACCTGCAGACCGTTGACGGCACCGCTTTCATCGGGAACTTCTCGAATCCGCAGATAGCGGTCGAGGTAGTCGGTAACCGTCTCGAGAGCGACGCGCGGCATCTCAGTTGACCGGCACCGGCACCAGGGTGCCGGCCGCAATCGAGTCCGCTGCGGCTCGAACCCGCGCCTCCAACTCGGCGGGCACCGCGCCGGCCAGGGCCGGATTGGGCACGTAGCGGATTACCCCGCTCGCGATCCCGAACGATTCGACCTTCGGCACAAAGGTGCCGTCGGCAACTTCTCGCGCGACGGTGAGGAGTGCCCGCGGCAGATCGAGAATGACCGAGCCCTGGACCCGATCGGGCGCCAGCTCGGTCTGATCGGCGTTGGCGCCGAAGACGAAGATGCCGTTGCTTTCCCGCGCCGCCTGAAAGACCCCCTTGGCCGCTTCGTCGGCATTGTGGTGCAGCATATCGACGCCGAGTCGGATCATGGCCAGCGCGGCCTCACGACCGGCGGCCGCATCATCGAAGGTGTTGAGGTAGGTCAGCCGGGACTCTATTGCCGGGTTGATCCGCTGCGCACCATGCAGCCATCCGCGATAGCCGCGCTGAATCGGCGGCAGCTCGATCCCGCCGACGAAGCCGATCCGCCCGGTGCGGGACAGGCCGGCGGCGTACATCCCGGCCAGATAGGTCCCCTCCTCGATTCGGAACACCAGGGGCGCAACATTCCCCTCGACTCGCTCGCCAGAGGTCACGATGAAGATCGTCTCGGGGTACTCGCGGCTGACCCGTTCGGCCGGCTGCTGAAACTCGAAGCCGTGACCGAAGACGAGGCGGTACCCTGAGGCGGCGTAGGCCCGCAAGGCCTCTTCCTGCGCACCAGGCGTCCGCGCCTCCTGGTGACTGATCGACGCCTGGAGCGAGTCGCGAATCCACTGGAGGCCCTGGTACGCGCCGGCATTCCAGGAGGCGTCCGCCACTGAGCCGGGGGTGACCAGTGCTACCGTCAAACCGTCGCCGATTGCCGATCGGCCGCAGCCAGAGAGCAGCAGCGCAAGGGCGCCGAAGGCAAGGCTACGCATTGCTGCCGGCCGCCGCGGTTTCCATCTTGATGCCGCCATTGATGCACCCGCCCTCTTGGATTAGGAGTCGCGGCGCAACGATGTCGCCGTGGATCTGGGCGGTGGCCTGTACCTCGACTCGCTCGGTCGCGATGACCGGACCGAGGACCGTACCGGCAATGACCGCCTCACGGGTCTCGAGGCCACCTTCGACCACGCCCCCTTTGGACACCAGAATCTGCTGACCGGCCGCGACGTTGCCGGCGACTCGTCCTTCGACGCGAATCACGCCCTCGGAGCGCAGGTCGCCGGTAATGACGAGGTCGCTCGCGACAATGGAGAAGTTGGCAGATTCCGCGCGGCGACGCGAGGTGCCAGGGTCGGTTCCATTGGAGGAGAACATCCCCATGGTCAGCGTCCTTCCCGAATCAGAGTCAGCGGATCGACCGAGGTGCCGTCTCGGCGGATCTCGAGGTGGAGGTGCGGCGCCGAGGATCGGCCGGTGTTGCCGCTTCGGCCGATCACTTCACCCGCGGGAACCTCTCGACCGACGGTGGTAGTGATCCGCGACAGGTGACCGTACATGGATTCGTACCCGTTCGGATGCTCGAGCAGCACGAACAGGCCGTAGTGGGGGTCGTCGCCGGTTTGCCGAACGGTTCCCCCGCCGACGGCTCGCACCAGCGTCCCGACAGGCACAGCGAGATCGATGCCGGGATGCGCTTCGTCGGGGGCGCCGGTCGGTACCTGGCCGCGAGTCAGGTACCCTGCCTCGTCGAGCGGCCAGTGAGCCGGAACCGAGGGCCCGGGCTGGTACTGACGTTGGAGACCAGGGGGCACGACCTCGATGGCCGGTGCGACCGGGATTGCGCCAACGTAGCCGACCGGCTCGGGAACGAGGTCGGCGCCGACCATACTGCGAAGTCTCGAGTAGCTCGCCTCCATCGATTCGAGCGCCGCGGCCAGCTCGCGGATCCGCCCGGTTTCGAGCGTCAGGCGTCCGACCTCGCGTTCGAGGCCGGGGACCCGAGCCGCTTGGCGCGCAATTGGGGCGTAGAGTGCGATGCCGAGCACCAGCACGATCCCGATCGCAATGGCCCCGACCACGATGGCGCGAAATGCCAGCGCCGACAGGCGGTAGGTCGTGGAGGTGAGGTCGCCGTCGCGAACGACGTTGACCGTCACTCCACGGCGCGGCGGTTTCATCCGCCGAAGGGCTCGCCCAGAATCTTCTCGAGCACTCGTGCGAGATCGTCGTTGGAGAAGTAGCTGATCGTCACGAAGCCGCGGCCTTTGCGGCGTGCCGTGACCCGAACCTCCGTCTGCAATCGATCGCGGAGCGCTTCCTCGACGCGTCGCGTCTCAGCCGATTGGGTCCGCTCCGGCGTTTTGGACGCGCGCTTCCGTCCGCCCGGCACCTCGCCCCTGACTCGGCTCTCGAGGTCGCGGACCGACCAGCCGCCCTCGACCGCTGCCTGGCCCAGGCGAGCCATCTGGCGTTCGTCGGCCAGGCCGAGCAGCGCGCGGGCGTGCCCCTCGCTCAGCACCTTGCGCTGAACCAGAGCCTGGATGTCGGCGGGCAGCTTGAGGAGGCGGAGCGAGTTGGCAACGGTGGCCCGGTTCTTACCCACCAAGCGGGCAATCTCCGCCTGGCCGAGATCGAACTCGCGCACCAGGCGCTCATAGCCCACCGCTTCATCGATCGGCGACAGATCATCCCGTTGCAGGTTCTCGATCAGCGCGAGGGTCAGGAGCGCCTGGTTGTCGACCTCTTTGACGACGGCCGGCACCCGTTGCCAACCAAGTCGCTGCACCGCGCGCCACCGCCGTTCGCCGGCGATCAGCTCGAAGCGGCCGCCCGCCTTCGACCGCACCACGATCGGCTGCAGCAATCCTGATGCGGCAATCGAATCGGAGAGTTCCTGAATCGCTTCGGGTGCGAAGATCCGGCGTGGTTGGTACGGATTCGGCTCGATCACCCCGACGGGCAGCTCGCGCAAGGCGCCCTCCGCTTGCGCTTCTTCTTTCGAGATCGGGCCCAGCAGGGCCTCGAGCCCACGACCGAGACGACGGCCTGGCGTTTCGCTCATACGTCCTCCCGAGTGCCCGCCGCGCCGCGGGCCCGTTTGAGCAGCTCCTGCGCAACGGCGAGATAGCTCTTCGCACCGACCGACTGCACGTCGTACATCAGAATCGGCTTGCCAAAGCTGGGCGCTTCTGCGAGTCGGACGTTTCGTGGAATCACGGTCTTGAACATCTTGGCGCCAAAGTACTCTCGCGCCTCTTCTGCCACCTGGCGGCAGAGGTTGAGGCGGGCGTCGTACATCGTAAGCAGCACACCTTCGATGGCCAGGTCGGGATTGAAGTTCTGCTGCACCAGGCGCACCGTGTTGAGCAGTTGCGAGATTCCCTCCAGCGCGTAGTACTCGCACTGAATCGGGATCAGCACGCCATCTGCGGCCGTCAGCACGTTGAGGGTGATGAGCCCCAGTGACGGCGGACAGTCGATCAGTACGAAATCGAAGTCATCCGCTACCTGCGCAATGGCGCTGCGCAGTCGGGTTTCCCGGCGCGGCAAGCCGACCAGCTCCAGCTCGGCGCCAACCAGTTCCTGATTCGAGGGGATCGTGGCCAGATAGGGGAGTTCACCGTCGCGAGCGATGGCGTCGGCTGCCGGCCGTTCCTCGACCAGCAGGTCGTAGAGCGACGGCCGGTCGGCATTCTTGTCGAGACCGACCCCGCTGGTGGCATTGGCCTGCGGATCGGCGTCGATCAGCAGCGTCCGTTGCTCAGCAATCGCGAGAGAGGCTGCAAGATTGACGGCCGTGGTCGTCTTGCCGACGCCACCCTTCTGGTTCGCGACCGCGATGATCCTGGCCATACACCTCGCAAGTTATTGCAATCAAATCACTTACGGCAGAACACAACTGCCATGATCCCCGGGAGGGATACCGAATATACGACGCACCCGACCATCCGTAAATGCAGCAGGTACATGATGTTCCATCCGTCGTGCCTGGACACCTCGGAGCCGGACCGCAACCATACCAGCCCGGGCGTTCCTCCAGGCGTCCCGCGATGAGAAATGCAGGGATCGCCATGGTGCAAACGCGGGGAAAGAGAGCAGAACCGCAGGGCGGTGCTACGCGGGCAAGGGTATCGCGGACTGTGGAGCTCAAGGACAGGCCGAAACGATGCTTGGGGCAGAGCCGATCCATTTAGAGGACCGGGTTTCCGACAGAGGGGTGGAGGAACGAAGGGTAACATTGCGGGCCTATCAGGCCGCGGGGGGGGGCTTCGATCAGCGCAACACAACCCGCAACACCTTCCACAGTCGCGAGCGCCTCCACGCAGGGAAAGGCCATCCAACAGTGGAACCATGTCAACCAGCGGAATCGATGCTGCCCCTAAGCAAAGGACCCTCTACGCGACACCAGTCGCCCCGGCTTCGGCCAAGCACCAGGTTCGCACTCTTTCAATGGTGTCTGACTGACCACGCCGGAAGAGAGTCGCCGTCGGAGTTCGTGTCACGATGCCATCCCTGGGGACAGCGCTGTTTCACGTGAAACAGGGGGCAGAGTGGGCGCAGTGACGGCAACGGGGGGCAACGACAAAAGCGAGGGGGTGTTCTAGTGTTTCACGTGAAACAGGCGAGGCTGAGACGACGTGCTTTCCGATCGGAGACTATGCGTTCCGGCGACGCTTCGTCACCTCCATAGCCACAGAGTGAAGGTCG
This window encodes:
- a CDS encoding ABC transporter permease, translating into MDPIIGFVAAAIRIATPLTWAALGEVLAERAGVINLSVEGAMLAGCLAAATVASTTGSPWAGVAAAMLAGGAVAAVFAATAIWARTDQIIAGTAVTLASIGVTGMWYRQAAHGTSAGLTVPTFSPASIPGLESIPWLGPALFQQPWLTYLAMLAAATMTWYLFRTTSGLRLRAVGEQASAARAAGVSVRWRQTGAVVTGGVLAGIGGATLVLAQVGAFTERM
- a CDS encoding ABC transporter permease — its product is MSYLRPLLIPVAAVLTGLLLLAVGLAALGYDAPLALGALWRSAFGSWYAFGSATLVRAVPLILIGLGLAVAFRAGGLNIGAEGQFTVGAVGATWMAVQVASWPGPLAIVAVALTGCLAGVVWIAVPIWLRLRFGVLEVISTLLLNFVAEAVVSFMVHGPLQEASRTYPQSDPIAAAARLPVLPGSRLHLGLLVAVALGLIFWVLFTRSAWGFRLRAVGESPRASWVSGRIDSPRVLAVALAIAGGMAGLAGAFEVSGVTYSLYANLSPGYGFTAIAVALIARLHPLGVIVAGLGFGALEAGAAGMQREAGVPAVAVYVVQAVIIVVALLSVSRTRLLRAETGG
- a CDS encoding ParA family protein yields the protein MARIIAVANQKGGVGKTTTAVNLAASLAIAEQRTLLIDADPQANATSGVGLDKNADRPSLYDLLVEERPAADAIARDGELPYLATIPSNQELVGAELELVGLPRRETRLRSAIAQVADDFDFVLIDCPPSLGLITLNVLTAADGVLIPIQCEYYALEGISQLLNTVRLVQQNFNPDLAIEGVLLTMYDARLNLCRQVAEEAREYFGAKMFKTVIPRNVRLAEAPSFGKPILMYDVQSVGAKSYLAVAQELLKRARGAAGTREDV
- a CDS encoding M23 family metallopeptidase is translated as MKPPRRGVTVNVVRDGDLTSTTYRLSALAFRAIVVGAIAIGIVLVLGIALYAPIARQAARVPGLEREVGRLTLETGRIRELAAALESMEASYSRLRSMVGADLVPEPVGYVGAIPVAPAIEVVPPGLQRQYQPGPSVPAHWPLDEAGYLTRGQVPTGAPDEAHPGIDLAVPVGTLVRAVGGGTVRQTGDDPHYGLFVLLEHPNGYESMYGHLSRITTTVGREVPAGEVIGRSGNTGRSSAPHLHLEIRRDGTSVDPLTLIREGR
- a CDS encoding Nif3-like dinuclear metal center hexameric protein, whose protein sequence is MPRVALETVTDYLDRYLRIREVPDESGAVNGLQVANRGWVGGIVAAVDASQATIDGVVAAAARFEAPPLILVHHGLFWDGNQPVTGRRYRRLVALMSHDIPLYSAHIPLDVHAEVGNNAVLARLLGVEQLDPFDSYKGIPMGVQGSLAEPTAREEMVVRLNGLLDTNARLIPGGPERVRRVGIITGGAGARIAAARDAGLDLFITGEGAHYTYFDAVEFGVNVIFAGHYATEQVGVKALAAQLSERFELPWEYHHHPTGL
- a CDS encoding ParB/RepB/Spo0J family partition protein; protein product: MSETPGRRLGRGLEALLGPISKEEAQAEGALRELPVGVIEPNPYQPRRIFAPEAIQELSDSIAASGLLQPIVVRSKAGGRFELIAGERRWRAVQRLGWQRVPAVVKEVDNQALLTLALIENLQRDDLSPIDEAVGYERLVREFDLGQAEIARLVGKNRATVANSLRLLKLPADIQALVQRKVLSEGHARALLGLADERQMARLGQAAVEGGWSVRDLESRVRGEVPGGRKRASKTPERTQSAETRRVEEALRDRLQTEVRVTARRKGRGFVTISYFSNDDLARVLEKILGEPFGG
- a CDS encoding polymer-forming cytoskeletal protein; translation: MGMFSSNGTDPGTSRRRAESANFSIVASDLVITGDLRSEGVIRVEGRVAGNVAAGQQILVSKGGVVEGGLETREAVIAGTVLGPVIATERVEVQATAQIHGDIVAPRLLIQEGGCINGGIKMETAAAGSNA
- a CDS encoding BMP family protein; this encodes MRSLAFGALALLLSGCGRSAIGDGLTVALVTPGSVADASWNAGAYQGLQWIRDSLQASISHQEARTPGAQEEALRAYAASGYRLVFGHGFEFQQPAERVSREYPETIFIVTSGERVEGNVAPLVFRIEEGTYLAGMYAAGLSRTGRIGFVGGIELPPIQRGYRGWLHGAQRINPAIESRLTYLNTFDDAAAGREAALAMIRLGVDMLHHNADEAAKGVFQAARESNGIFVFGANADQTELAPDRVQGSVILDLPRALLTVAREVADGTFVPKVESFGIASGVIRYVPNPALAGAVPAELEARVRAAADSIAAGTLVPVPVN
- a CDS encoding ATP-binding cassette domain-containing protein, which produces MTPVLELAGIGKRYGSVQALDGADFVLAPGEVHALLGENGAGKSTLMQVAFGLVEPDTGSIRIRGEAVRLAGPRDAKARGLGMVHQHFTSVPAMTVRENLWLAAGRVRHPAGSPPAPGSVSDRLDGTRTRLWQGLDPSVRAEDLGVGAKQRLEILQALATGASVLLLDEPTGLLTQDETTELLQLLRAFADRGGAVVLITHKLAEALAVADRVTVLRRGKTVWSGTAAAQNATTLAAAMLGAGTDRSEQPQAPGPAGDVVVQVSGLVVRAGEIVGVAAVEGNGERELLRTIAGVEARASDGLVASPVVFIPGDRTTEGLIPGFSLTENLVLGQLDRWSRGGWINWRGAADRTGRLLGEHDVRAPGAGALARTLSGGNQQKLILARALDLAPRVVVAENPTRGLDLQATAAVHARLRSAAAGGAGVLVYSADLDEILELASRVVVVHRGVVLPVPQGASRAELGRLMLQGAQ